A portion of the Cryptomeria japonica chromosome 5, Sugi_1.0, whole genome shotgun sequence genome contains these proteins:
- the LOC131077717 gene encoding pentatricopeptide repeat-containing protein At3g49710 yields MTKFRRKPKLIITSTTQRTMVSRNLFILFDGFQRSKPYMRVRYVSFLNANISLEKDKWIHEEQLKNPLQTLHIMEQQGIPTDSNIYALLFQECAETCSPNKGKLLHAHSIIKGIVPTVFMSNHLVNMYAKCGNIEDARKVFDKIPVRNMYSWNTMIAGYVKCGSLHHAHDLFEKMPQRNVVSWNTIISGCGLNGQGKEALNLFCEMREKGIDLDHFTCSSVISVCAELKAIPQGKQVHSYVTKAGFDSHVSVNNALVTMYVKYEDVEDACQLFAKMPERNEISWNAMIVGFAQHRLSVEALELFDQMVGVGLKPDHFTMASVLTAFANLEDLHKGIQFHAHIIVSDYGRNAVVGCALVDMYAKCGSIAGAQKVFERLHARDTVVWNSMLSGYSQNDYCEDALKLFTQMRRKSVKPDECSFVCLLSVCGGLAALELGEQIHALLMRTEFGLYVSVGNALITMYSKCGCIEVACYLFNKMPKRDVVSCNAMIAGHAQHGCGKEALEVLEKMLDEGSKPTHVTFIAVLSACSHTGLVDEGRRYFESMSQHHCISPTVDHYNCMIDLLGRAGQFEEVENLIRNMPFDPGAVGWAALLGACRSHGNVELGSHAADRLLKLEPENAASYVMLANMYAAADKWNDVTRVRRMMKDKGVKKKPGCSWIEINKKVHAFVAGDRSHPQMKEIYATLEILASKLKEAGYVPDTRFSLLHDTEEEQKGHTLSHDCEKSALAFG; encoded by the coding sequence ATGACCAAATTCAGAAGGAAACCAAAGCTTATCATTACATCTACCACCCAGAGAACTATGGTAAGCAGAAACTTGTTTATACTATTTGATGGGTTTCAGCGGAGTAAACCCTACATGCGTGTTCGGTATGTATCATTTCTTAATGCCAATATTTCCTTGGAAAAAGACAAGTGGATACATGAGGAACAGTTGAAGAATCCATTGCAAACATTACATATTATGGAGCAACAAGGCATTCCCACAGATTCAAATATCTACGCTCTCCTCTTCCAGGAATGTGCAGAAACATGTTCTCCTAATAAAGGGAAACTGCTCCATGCACATTCCATCATAAAAGGAATAGTGCCCACAGTGTTTATGAGCAACCATCTGGTCAATATGTATGCCAAGTGCGGAAATATTGAGGATGCACGCAAAGTGTTTGATAAAATTCCTGTTAGAAATATGTATTCATGGAACACTATGATTGCAGGTTACGTAAAGTGCGGGAGCCTTCATCATGCACATGATTTATTTGAAAAAATGCCTCAACGTAATGTGGTCTCATGGAACACCATCATTTCAGGATGTGGGCTTAATGGGCAAGGTAAGGAAGCATTGAATCTTTTTTGTGAGATGCGAGAGAAAGGCATTGATCTTGACCATTTTACGTGTTCAAGTGTTATAAGCGTGTGTGCTGAATTGAAAGCTATTCCACAGGGAAAGCAAGTCCATTCTTATGTGACCAAAGCTGGGTTTGATTCACATGTGAGTGTCAACAATGCCCTTGTTACAATGTATGTCAAATATGAGGACGTAGAGGATGCATGCCAATTGTTTGCCAAAATGCCTGAACGAAATGAGATttcatggaatgctatgattgttgGGTTTGCCCAACACAGGCTTAGCGTGGAAGCCCTTGAACTCTTTGATCAAATGGTTGGTGTAGGATTGAAACCGGACCACTTCACCATGGCCAGTGTACTCACTGCCTTTGCAAATCTTGAAGATCTGCACAAGGGGATTCAGTTTCATGCCCACATAATTGTAAGTGATTATGGAAGAAATGCGGTTGTGGGATGTGCTCTGGTTGATATGTATGCCAAATGTGGTAGCATAGCTGGTGCTCAGAAAgtgtttgaaagattgcatgcgaGAGATACAGTGGTGTGGAATTCAATGCTCTCAGGATATTCACAGAATGATTACTGTGAAGATGCGCTGAAGTTGTTTACTCAAATGCGGCGAAAGAGCGTAAAACCAGATGAATGCAGCTTTGTCTGTTTACTTAGTGTATGTGGTGGTCTTGCAGCTTTGGAACTGGGGGAGCAGATTCATGCCCTTCTCATGAGAACTGAATTTGGTTTATATGTTTCTGTTGGCAATGCTCTTATTACAATGTATTCCAAATGCGGATGCATAGAAGTTGCATGCTACTTATTTAACAAAATGCCTAAACGAGATGTAGTCTCTTGCAATGCCATGATTGCAGGCCATGCCCAACATGGTTGTGGTAAGGAAGCTCTCGAAGTACTTGAAAAAATGCTAGATGAAGGCAGCAAGCCGACTCATGTGACCTTCATTGCTGTTCTCTCTGCCTGTAGTCACACAGGGCTAGTGGATGAAGGGAGGCGCTATTTTGAATCCATGAGCCAACACCATTGCATTAGTCCCACTGTGGACCACTACAACTGCATGATTGATCTTCTTGGTCGTGCTGGACAATTCGAAGAGGTAGAAAATTTAATCAGAAACATGCCATTTGATCCTGGTGCAGTTGGATGGGCAGCATTGCTTGGTGCCTGCAGAAGCCATGGAAATGTAGAGCTAGGGAGCCATGCAGCAGATCGCCTTTTAAAGTTGGAACCAGAAAATGCTGCATCATATGTCATGCTGGCAAATATGTATGCTGCTGCTGATAAATGGAATGACGTAACTAGAGTAAGAAGAATGATGAAAGACAAGGGAGTCAAGAAGAAGcctggatgtagttggattgaGATAAATAAGAAAGTTCATGCTTTTGTTGCTGGAGACAGATCACACCCACAAATGAAAGAGATATATGCAACTTTGGAAATCTTAGCATCAAAGCTGAAGGAGGCAGGGTATGTACCGGATACAAGGTTTTCCCTGCTTCATGACACAGAGGAAGAACAAAAAGGACACACGCTCTCTCACGATTGTGAAAAATCTGCTCTTGCATTTGGGTGA